The following are from one region of the Hymenobacter sp. YIM 151858-1 genome:
- a CDS encoding glycosyltransferase, whose translation MLFVYAFFVVFFGVCLYLLARLAWVRQVPVPAQARPRVSILVPARNEADKIERCLRALAALNYPADKLEILIGDDHSTDDTAAVVERFIQGKPQFRLVRIGAPVGKAKGKSNAIAQLSRQATADYFLLTDADMAMAPDWVQYMLGAADIDNGGKVGVVTGATTAEGGVFGKLQGLDWLFGLSVIRILSDAGLPVTAVGNNMLVTRAAYNSIGGYETLAFQITEDLQLFACIVQAGWGYRNLWHRHVLGVSVPQPTVKCLLEQRKRWMRGTTRLPWYLSGLFGMYGLFYTVLFCPPFVSWPFTPLVFGLKVLLQVAFLWGSLRQVGRREKLWVLLCYEFYLAGMSLLVIGYTLMPGHIRWKERRYVWAEV comes from the coding sequence ATGCTATTTGTTTACGCCTTTTTCGTAGTGTTTTTTGGCGTGTGCCTGTACCTGTTGGCGCGGCTGGCGTGGGTTCGGCAAGTGCCCGTGCCCGCGCAGGCCCGGCCCCGGGTGAGCATACTGGTGCCGGCCCGCAACGAGGCCGACAAGATCGAACGCTGCCTGCGCGCCCTGGCCGCCCTCAACTACCCCGCCGACAAGCTCGAAATCCTCATCGGCGACGACCACTCCACCGACGACACGGCCGCCGTGGTGGAGCGCTTTATCCAGGGCAAGCCGCAGTTTCGGCTGGTGCGCATTGGGGCGCCGGTGGGCAAGGCCAAGGGCAAAAGCAACGCCATTGCCCAGCTCAGCCGCCAGGCCACGGCCGATTACTTCCTGCTTACCGATGCCGACATGGCCATGGCCCCCGATTGGGTGCAGTACATGCTGGGCGCCGCCGACATCGATAACGGCGGCAAAGTGGGCGTGGTAACCGGTGCCACCACCGCCGAGGGCGGCGTGTTCGGCAAATTGCAGGGCCTCGACTGGCTGTTCGGCCTGAGCGTCATCCGGATTCTGTCGGATGCGGGCTTGCCTGTAACGGCCGTGGGCAACAACATGCTCGTAACGCGCGCGGCCTACAACAGCATCGGCGGCTACGAAACCCTGGCCTTTCAGATAACCGAAGACCTGCAGCTGTTTGCCTGCATTGTGCAGGCCGGTTGGGGCTACCGCAACCTGTGGCACCGGCACGTGCTGGGCGTATCGGTACCGCAGCCCACCGTAAAGTGCCTGCTGGAGCAGCGCAAGCGCTGGATGCGCGGCACCACGCGGCTGCCGTGGTATTTGTCGGGGCTGTTTGGCATGTACGGGCTGTTCTACACGGTGCTGTTTTGCCCGCCGTTTGTCTCGTGGCCCTTCACGCCGCTCGTGTTTGGCCTGAAGGTGCTGCTGCAGGTGGCATTTTTGTGGGGCAGCCTGCGGCAGGTAGGTCGCCGCGAAAAGCTGTGGGTGCTGTTGTGCTACGAGTTCTACCTGGCGGGCATGTCGCTGCTGGTAATCGGCTACACCCTTATGCCCGGTCACATCCGCTGGAAGGAGCGCCGCTACGTGTGGGCCGAGGTGTAG
- a CDS encoding family 10 glycosylhydrolase has product MKQAYTYAARAGCALLLAGLTLGAQAQTPAQPKREMRAVWVAHVFNLDWPRSKTLTPAQQRADFISLLDRHKANGINAVVVQIRASADAIYPSPLEPWSEWLTGQQGRAPQPLYDPLAFMIAEAHKRGLEFHAWLNPYRAVTNANTASVADHHVSKLHPDWVVPYGTLRVLNPGLPAVRAYLTQVVMHVVRRYDVDAIHFDDYFYPAPQSGLAFDDDAAFAADPRGISNKNDWRRDNVNLFVRTVSDSIRAAKPRVKFGISPPGVWRNGTSVGGTATTAFQSYADIFADSRLWLQQGWVDYLAPQVYWTTSTAAARYDLIVPWWSQQVLGTMPRHVYIGHAAYKVSASATDAFNQPTQIPTQLRLARQQANVQGSMFYKSTELLANPLGVADSLRTNFYRHRALPPTMPWKDAVPPTTPVQASMQTEATGSVRLSWQPGPAAPDGELARWYAVYRAPYHPGPATAADVANAAHLLSVQDSTSYRVPAQTGTPQYLYTVTALDRLHNESAPVGQFTTVLANRAAAATAALEPAFPNPFGESTQLSFRLPTAGQASVRAYDLTGRLVAQLAEGRHAAGRHTVTLRAGALPTGVYIIRLTTAAGTWQQKVLLAR; this is encoded by the coding sequence ATGAAACAAGCTTACACTTATGCAGCCCGCGCGGGCTGCGCCCTGCTGCTCGCGGGCCTGACCCTAGGTGCCCAGGCCCAAACGCCCGCCCAGCCCAAGCGCGAAATGCGCGCCGTGTGGGTGGCGCACGTGTTCAACCTCGATTGGCCCCGCAGCAAAACCCTGACGCCCGCGCAGCAGCGCGCCGATTTCATCAGCCTGCTCGACCGCCACAAGGCCAACGGCATCAACGCGGTGGTGGTGCAGATTCGGGCGTCGGCCGATGCCATTTACCCCAGCCCCCTGGAGCCTTGGAGCGAGTGGCTGACGGGCCAGCAGGGCCGCGCGCCGCAGCCGCTCTACGACCCCTTGGCGTTTATGATTGCCGAGGCGCACAAGCGCGGGCTCGAGTTTCATGCCTGGCTGAACCCGTACCGCGCCGTAACCAACGCCAACACCGCCAGCGTGGCCGATCACCACGTGAGCAAGCTGCATCCCGATTGGGTAGTGCCCTACGGCACCCTGCGCGTGCTGAACCCCGGCCTGCCCGCCGTGCGCGCCTACCTTACCCAGGTGGTGATGCACGTGGTGCGCCGCTACGACGTGGATGCCATTCACTTCGACGACTACTTTTACCCCGCCCCGCAAAGCGGCCTGGCCTTCGACGACGACGCGGCCTTTGCGGCCGATCCGCGCGGCATCAGCAACAAAAACGACTGGCGCCGCGACAACGTCAACCTGTTTGTGCGCACCGTTTCCGATAGTATTCGGGCAGCCAAACCGCGTGTAAAGTTTGGTATTTCGCCGCCCGGCGTGTGGCGCAACGGCACCAGCGTGGGCGGCACCGCCACCACGGCCTTCCAGAGCTACGCCGATATTTTTGCCGACTCGCGCCTGTGGCTGCAGCAAGGCTGGGTTGATTACCTCGCGCCGCAAGTGTACTGGACCACCAGCACCGCCGCCGCCCGCTACGACCTGATCGTGCCCTGGTGGAGCCAGCAGGTGCTCGGCACCATGCCGCGCCACGTGTACATCGGCCATGCCGCCTACAAGGTAAGCGCCTCGGCCACCGATGCCTTTAATCAGCCCACGCAAATACCCACGCAGCTGCGCCTGGCGCGGCAGCAAGCCAATGTGCAGGGCAGCATGTTTTACAAAAGCACCGAGCTGCTGGCCAACCCCCTGGGGGTAGCCGACTCGCTGCGCACCAACTTCTACCGGCACCGGGCCCTGCCGCCCACCATGCCCTGGAAAGACGCCGTACCGCCCACCACGCCGGTGCAGGCCAGCATGCAAACCGAAGCCACCGGCTCGGTACGGCTCAGCTGGCAGCCCGGCCCCGCCGCCCCCGATGGTGAGCTGGCCCGCTGGTACGCGGTGTACCGCGCACCGTACCACCCTGGCCCCGCCACCGCCGCCGATGTAGCCAATGCGGCGCACCTGCTGTCGGTGCAGGATAGCACGAGCTACCGGGTACCGGCCCAAACGGGCACGCCGCAGTACCTGTACACCGTTACGGCCCTCGATCGGCTGCACAACGAAAGCGCGCCCGTAGGGCAGTTTACCACGGTGCTGGCCAACCGCGCCGCCGCGGCTACTGCTGCCCTGGAGCCGGCCTTCCCCAACCCCTTCGGCGAAAGCACGCAGCTAAGCTTCCGGTTGCCGACGGCCGGCCAGGCCAGCGTACGCGCCTACGACCTAACTGGGCGCCTGGTAGCCCAGCTGGCCGAGGGCCGCCACGCCGCCGGCCGGCACACCGTAACGCTGCGGGCCGGGGCGTTGCCGACGGGCGTGTACATCATCCGGCTAACCACCGCCGCGGGCACCTGGCAGCAAAAGGTGCTGTTGGCGCGCTAA
- a CDS encoding SDR family oxidoreductase, giving the protein MTDLTNQVAIVTGASRGIGRAIATLLALQGAQVVLVARSEDDLLEVAHKTNGLPVVADVSQEADAQLVVAEALNRYGRLDMVVCNAGVGSFNLLENFEEAEWDRMFDVNVKGTFLLCKAALPHLKEQRRGHIVGIASDVSKRTFAHGTAYGASKYAQHAVLDALRKEVRPHGIKVSVIYPGLVDTHFNASRPGSPEKQLTHLQPLDVAQAVRYVLEAPAHVVIDELMLHPLTQEW; this is encoded by the coding sequence ATGACCGACCTAACCAACCAAGTAGCCATTGTAACCGGGGCCAGCCGCGGCATTGGCCGGGCCATTGCCACGCTGCTGGCCCTGCAGGGCGCCCAGGTAGTGCTGGTAGCCCGCTCCGAAGACGACCTGCTGGAGGTAGCCCACAAAACCAACGGCCTGCCCGTGGTGGCCGATGTCAGCCAAGAAGCCGACGCGCAGCTGGTGGTGGCCGAGGCCCTGAACCGCTACGGCCGCCTCGATATGGTGGTGTGCAACGCGGGCGTGGGCTCCTTCAACCTGCTCGAAAACTTTGAGGAGGCCGAGTGGGACCGGATGTTCGACGTGAACGTGAAGGGCACCTTCCTGCTTTGCAAAGCCGCTTTGCCGCACCTCAAGGAGCAGCGCCGCGGCCACATCGTGGGCATTGCCTCCGACGTGAGCAAGCGCACCTTTGCCCACGGCACCGCCTACGGCGCCAGCAAATACGCCCAGCACGCCGTGCTCGATGCCCTGCGCAAGGAGGTGCGCCCGCACGGCATCAAAGTGAGCGTGATTTACCCCGGGCTCGTCGATACCCACTTCAACGCCTCGCGGCCCGGCTCGCCCGAAAAGCAGCTTACCCACCTGCAACCCCTGGATGTAGCCCAGGCCGTGCGCTACGTATTGGAGGCTCCGGCCCACGTAGTAATCGACGAGCTGATGCTGCACCCCCTTACGCAGGAGTGGTAG
- a CDS encoding M16 family metallopeptidase, whose protein sequence is MTRNQLLLLGLGAFLSAGTPQLAQAQAKPAAKTAAKAATGSTRLVEKVTRKAGEVAIPYEKYVLPNGLTLIVAEDHSDPIAHVDVTYHVGSARETIGKSGFAHFFEHMMFQGSDNVADEQHFKTVTAAGGTLNGTTNRDRTNYFETVPSNQLETALWLEADRMGFLLDAVTEKKFEVQRATVKNERGQNYDNRPYGLASEYVAKTLYPYGHPYSWLTIGYLEDLNRSDLQDLKNFFLRWYGPNNATVTVGGDVKAADVVKLVEKYFGSIPRGPEVQNMKLPTPQLTQDRYTSYQDNVRFPMLQMVFPTVPQNHPDEVPLDALAEILGGSKTSPLYQNLVKAQKAVQAQSYHPTSELSGEFTLVGLSYPGKPLADLEATMRASIDELAKRGISDEDVARYKASAEASLINRLNSVSGKVSTLAAYQYLTGNPNLLPVELKRIQSLTKADVQRVFKQYIQGKHAVVLSVVPKTSPDLVAKADNYTVSKDGFKAPKDEYAGLKYVKATDNFDRTKQPKAGASPMVAVPAVWKSELPNKLKVIGTQNAEMPTTTMLLTIRGGHRLEQNDRNKAGIASLTASLLNEGTEKYTAEQFSAELEKLGSQISVSPGTDNTTVYVQSLTKNLDKTLALLEQRLLHPRFDQADFDRLKKQTLEGIANQNTQPVMVADKTFARLLYGAGDIMSVPTSGTAATVSALTLDDVKKFYQENYAPNISHLVVVSDAAQKSIEPKLGFLSQWQQKAVTLPAGNMAAKADKTKLYFVNKDGAPQSEIRIGYLGLPYDATGEYYRAYLMNYILGGAFNSRINLNLREDKGYTYGARSGFQGTRYAGPYVAQAGVRADASAASVREFMKEIETFRKTGITDEELEFLKASIGQSDALKYETGQQKASFLARLVEYDLPTDYVAKQTEILQKLTKEDVAAMAQKYLPAENMYIVTVGDKKYLPELRQLGYEVIELDADGNPVAPAVAAEAAPAPAAAPAAPATSDKKSKTKVKDADGNKAKRKQKSDEDGGKEKVKTEKAD, encoded by the coding sequence ATGACCCGCAACCAACTGTTGCTGCTGGGCCTAGGTGCTTTTCTGTCGGCAGGCACGCCGCAGCTAGCCCAGGCACAAGCAAAACCCGCCGCCAAAACCGCTGCCAAAGCCGCCACCGGCAGCACGCGCCTGGTCGAAAAAGTAACCCGCAAGGCCGGCGAAGTGGCTATTCCGTACGAGAAGTACGTGTTGCCCAACGGCCTGACGCTGATTGTGGCCGAGGACCACTCCGACCCCATTGCCCACGTCGACGTAACCTACCACGTGGGTTCGGCCCGCGAAACCATCGGCAAATCGGGTTTTGCGCACTTCTTCGAGCACATGATGTTCCAGGGCTCGGATAACGTAGCCGACGAGCAGCACTTCAAGACGGTAACGGCCGCCGGCGGTACCCTCAACGGCACCACCAACCGCGACCGGACGAACTATTTCGAAACCGTACCCTCGAACCAGCTCGAAACCGCGCTGTGGCTGGAGGCCGACCGCATGGGCTTTTTGCTCGACGCCGTAACGGAGAAGAAGTTTGAGGTGCAGCGCGCCACCGTGAAAAACGAGCGCGGCCAGAACTACGACAACCGCCCCTACGGCCTGGCCTCGGAGTACGTGGCCAAAACGCTGTACCCCTACGGCCACCCCTACTCGTGGCTGACCATCGGCTACCTCGAAGACCTGAACCGCTCCGACCTGCAGGACCTCAAAAACTTCTTCCTGCGCTGGTACGGCCCCAACAACGCCACCGTAACCGTGGGCGGCGACGTGAAAGCGGCCGACGTGGTGAAGCTCGTAGAGAAATACTTCGGCTCGATTCCGCGCGGGCCCGAGGTGCAGAACATGAAGCTGCCCACCCCGCAGCTGACGCAGGACCGCTACACCAGCTACCAGGACAACGTTCGTTTCCCGATGCTGCAGATGGTGTTCCCGACGGTGCCCCAAAACCACCCCGACGAAGTACCCCTCGACGCCCTGGCCGAAATCCTGGGCGGCTCGAAAACCTCGCCGCTGTACCAAAACCTGGTGAAGGCCCAAAAGGCCGTGCAAGCCCAGTCGTACCACCCCACCTCCGAGCTGAGCGGTGAGTTTACGCTGGTGGGCCTAAGCTACCCCGGCAAGCCCCTCGCCGACCTCGAAGCCACCATGCGCGCTTCCATCGACGAGCTGGCCAAGCGCGGCATCAGCGACGAAGACGTGGCCCGCTACAAAGCCTCGGCCGAAGCCAGCCTCATCAACCGCCTCAACAGCGTGAGCGGCAAAGTGAGCACCCTGGCCGCCTACCAGTACCTCACCGGCAACCCCAACCTGCTGCCCGTGGAGCTGAAGCGCATTCAGTCGCTCACCAAGGCCGATGTGCAGCGCGTGTTCAAGCAGTACATCCAGGGCAAGCACGCCGTGGTGCTGAGCGTGGTGCCCAAAACCTCGCCCGACCTCGTTGCCAAAGCCGACAACTACACCGTATCGAAGGACGGCTTCAAGGCCCCCAAAGACGAGTACGCCGGCCTGAAGTACGTGAAGGCCACCGACAACTTCGACCGCACCAAGCAGCCCAAGGCCGGCGCCAGCCCCATGGTGGCCGTGCCCGCCGTGTGGAAGAGCGAGCTGCCCAACAAGCTGAAGGTAATCGGCACGCAAAACGCCGAAATGCCGACGACGACCATGCTGCTCACCATCCGCGGTGGCCACCGCCTCGAGCAGAACGACCGCAACAAGGCTGGTATCGCCTCGCTCACGGCTTCGTTGCTGAACGAAGGCACCGAGAAGTACACCGCCGAGCAGTTTTCGGCCGAGCTCGAGAAGCTGGGCAGCCAGATTTCGGTAAGCCCCGGCACCGACAACACCACGGTGTACGTGCAGTCGCTGACCAAAAACCTCGACAAGACGCTGGCCCTGCTGGAGCAGCGCCTGCTGCACCCGCGCTTCGACCAGGCCGATTTCGACCGCCTGAAAAAGCAGACGCTGGAAGGCATTGCCAACCAGAACACGCAGCCGGTGATGGTGGCCGATAAAACCTTCGCGCGCCTGCTCTACGGTGCCGGCGACATCATGAGCGTGCCCACCTCGGGTACGGCCGCTACCGTGTCGGCCCTCACGCTCGACGACGTGAAGAAGTTTTACCAGGAAAACTACGCACCCAACATCAGCCACCTGGTGGTGGTGAGCGACGCCGCGCAGAAATCCATCGAGCCGAAGCTGGGCTTCCTGAGCCAGTGGCAGCAGAAAGCCGTGACGCTGCCCGCCGGCAACATGGCTGCCAAGGCCGATAAAACGAAGCTGTACTTCGTGAACAAGGACGGTGCTCCGCAGTCGGAAATCCGCATTGGCTACCTGGGCCTGCCCTACGACGCCACCGGCGAGTACTACCGCGCCTACCTGATGAACTACATCCTGGGCGGCGCCTTCAACTCGCGCATCAACCTGAACCTGCGCGAGGATAAAGGCTACACCTACGGCGCCCGCTCGGGCTTCCAGGGCACGCGCTACGCCGGGCCCTACGTGGCGCAGGCCGGTGTGCGCGCCGATGCCTCAGCGGCTTCGGTTCGCGAGTTCATGAAGGAAATCGAGACGTTCCGCAAAACCGGCATCACCGACGAGGAGCTGGAGTTCCTGAAGGCTTCCATCGGCCAGAGCGACGCCCTGAAGTACGAAACCGGCCAGCAGAAGGCCAGCTTCCTGGCGCGCCTGGTAGAGTACGACCTGCCCACCGACTACGTAGCCAAGCAGACCGAAATTCTGCAGAAGCTGACCAAGGAAGATGTAGCGGCCATGGCGCAGAAGTACCTGCCCGCCGAGAACATGTATATCGTAACCGTGGGCGACAAGAAGTACCTGCCCGAGCTGCGCCAGCTTGGTTACGAGGTAATTGAGCTCGATGCCGACGGCAACCCCGTGGCCCCGGCCGTAGCCGCCGAAGCTGCTCCGGCCCCGGCCGCTGCCCCCGCCGCCCCCGCTACTTCCGACAAGAAGAGCAAGACCAAAGTGAAAGACGCCGACGGCAACAAAGCCAAGCGCAAGCAGAAGTCGGACGAAGACGGCGGCAAGGAGAAAGTGAAAACCGAAAAGGCCGACTAA
- a CDS encoding alpha-amylase family glycosyl hydrolase: MMVRLFGNQKTTNKPFGSAAENGVGKFNDINDKALQELKKLGASHVWYTGVLEHATMADYSKLGIALDDADVVKGRAGSPYAVKDYYDVDPDLAVDPKKRMQEFEALVQRTHKNGLKLLIDFIPNHVARSYKSDAKPAGVIDLGQKDDKTKAFAPGNNFYYLPGKSLVVPKGNNPLGAAIKGPKEDGKFAETPAKATGNDVFSETPSIDDWFETIKLNYGVDYQAGRKTYFEPVPDTWLKMRDILVYWAKKDVDGFRCDVAEMVPVEFWAWVIPEVKKVKPDIIFLAEAYNPKEYRKYLEQGKFDFLYDKVGLYDGLRRLMRDEGKTEDITKVWSEESRGFSSNMLRFLENHDEQRIASKDFAGDPMRAIPAMTVSATLGSGPVMIYFGQEVGEPGRGAEGFSGEDGRTTIFDYWGVPEHQKWLNGGKFDGGKLSLQQKQLRDFYSRLLNLCSSHEALRRGRFYELQDANNLAKEYNDKNLYAYLRYTENKRVLVVVNFSATQTYVPTLKVPPTAWQLMGLDPLRNQFTYTDVLNGRTVSNTSRVTLPPLSAVVLEINPLQ, encoded by the coding sequence ATGATGGTGCGCCTGTTCGGTAACCAGAAAACCACCAACAAGCCCTTCGGCTCGGCGGCCGAAAACGGCGTTGGCAAGTTCAACGACATCAACGACAAGGCCCTGCAAGAGCTCAAAAAGCTGGGGGCCTCGCACGTGTGGTACACCGGCGTGCTGGAGCACGCCACCATGGCCGACTACAGCAAGCTGGGCATTGCCCTCGACGACGCCGACGTGGTAAAAGGCCGCGCCGGCTCGCCCTACGCCGTGAAGGACTACTACGACGTGGACCCCGACCTGGCCGTGGACCCCAAAAAGCGCATGCAGGAGTTTGAAGCCCTGGTGCAGCGCACCCACAAAAACGGCCTCAAGCTGCTCATCGACTTTATTCCGAACCACGTAGCCCGCAGCTATAAGTCGGATGCCAAGCCCGCCGGCGTGATTGACCTGGGCCAGAAGGACGACAAAACCAAGGCCTTTGCCCCCGGCAACAACTTCTACTACCTGCCCGGCAAAAGCCTGGTGGTGCCCAAAGGCAACAACCCCCTGGGTGCCGCCATCAAAGGGCCCAAGGAAGACGGCAAGTTTGCCGAAACCCCGGCCAAGGCCACCGGCAACGACGTATTTTCGGAAACGCCCTCCATCGATGACTGGTTTGAGACCATCAAGCTGAACTACGGCGTGGATTACCAGGCCGGCCGCAAAACGTACTTCGAGCCCGTGCCCGACACGTGGCTGAAAATGCGCGACATTCTGGTGTACTGGGCCAAGAAGGACGTCGACGGTTTCCGCTGCGACGTGGCCGAGATGGTGCCCGTGGAGTTTTGGGCCTGGGTTATTCCGGAGGTGAAAAAGGTGAAGCCCGACATCATCTTTCTGGCCGAAGCCTACAACCCCAAGGAGTACCGCAAGTACCTGGAGCAGGGCAAGTTCGATTTCCTCTACGACAAGGTGGGCCTCTACGACGGCCTGCGCCGCCTGATGCGCGACGAGGGCAAAACCGAGGACATTACCAAGGTGTGGAGCGAAGAAAGCCGCGGCTTCTCTTCCAACATGCTGCGCTTCCTGGAAAACCACGACGAGCAGCGCATCGCCTCCAAGGATTTTGCCGGCGACCCGATGCGCGCCATCCCGGCCATGACGGTATCGGCCACCCTGGGCTCGGGCCCCGTCATGATTTACTTTGGGCAGGAGGTAGGCGAGCCGGGCCGCGGGGCCGAGGGCTTCTCGGGCGAAGACGGCCGCACCACCATTTTCGACTACTGGGGCGTGCCCGAGCACCAGAAATGGCTGAACGGCGGCAAGTTCGACGGCGGCAAGCTCAGCTTGCAGCAAAAGCAGCTGCGCGACTTCTACAGCCGCCTGCTGAACCTGTGCAGCTCGCACGAGGCCCTGCGCCGCGGCCGCTTCTACGAGCTGCAGGATGCCAACAACCTGGCCAAGGAGTACAACGATAAAAACCTGTACGCCTACCTGCGCTACACCGAAAACAAGCGCGTGCTGGTGGTCGTCAACTTCAGCGCCACCCAAACCTACGTGCCCACCCTCAAGGTGCCGCCCACGGCCTGGCAGCTGATGGGCCTCGACCCGCTGCGCAACCAGTTTACTTACACCGACGTGCTCAACGGCCGCACCGTGAGCAACACCTCGCGCGTTACGCTGCCGCCCCTCTCGGCCGTGGTACTCGAAATAAATCCGCTGCAATAG
- a CDS encoding immunity 50 family protein: protein MAEIEDLDPAIRRIVNSELVLQHFGYWPSFHDAGIGKVTFEVHPSSGAAVTFVIEACETTDEVTEQGHYKQIKHCDIELQFLGIQETVLGFDHQPIIFGLDFEERGNLIECGFASSADTRIIVAEKVSVLSLTPTAPPTDEPEEVEQVNPDEPMDAKNIFISSQHRLADFDWSDLIYVGLDYEQANEYKTEKVAEYAYTLFDEDDVYVVLGRHDSYRSTLKDALSRISTFLKTTNVDLCNLSFTKAMRFNKIGVMSYGHKRNLASATKR, encoded by the coding sequence ATGGCTGAGATAGAGGACCTAGACCCCGCAATTAGACGGATAGTCAATTCTGAACTTGTTCTTCAGCACTTCGGCTATTGGCCGAGTTTTCATGACGCCGGTATTGGCAAGGTGACCTTTGAAGTTCATCCTTCATCCGGGGCAGCAGTGACGTTTGTGATAGAGGCTTGTGAAACGACCGATGAAGTCACAGAACAAGGCCACTATAAACAGATAAAGCACTGCGACATCGAGCTTCAATTTCTTGGTATACAAGAAACGGTTTTGGGGTTCGACCATCAGCCGATCATTTTCGGGCTTGACTTTGAAGAGCGCGGCAACCTCATAGAATGTGGGTTTGCTTCCTCTGCTGATACCCGGATAATAGTTGCTGAGAAGGTGTCGGTCTTAAGTTTGACGCCTACCGCTCCTCCTACGGATGAGCCAGAAGAAGTTGAGCAGGTAAACCCGGACGAGCCGATGGATGCAAAAAACATCTTCATTTCAAGTCAGCATAGGCTAGCCGATTTCGATTGGTCAGACTTGATTTATGTTGGCCTTGATTATGAACAGGCGAATGAGTACAAGACAGAAAAAGTGGCAGAGTACGCCTATACACTTTTTGATGAAGACGATGTATACGTCGTTCTTGGACGCCATGACTCTTACCGGTCAACCTTAAAAGATGCTCTAAGTAGGATAAGTACGTTTTTGAAAACGACGAATGTAGACCTCTGCAACCTCTCGTTTACAAAGGCTATGAGGTTTAACAAGATTGGTGTCATGTCCTACGGGCACAAGCGCAATCTGGCTTCCGCAACAAAGCGGTAG
- a CDS encoding MFS transporter, whose amino-acid sequence MATASATVPAGTQHKPRLSFWQIWNMSFGFLGIQFGFALQNANVSRIFETMGGTEIALYWLAAPLTGLLVQPIIGYMSDRTWSPKWGRRRPYFLVGAILASIALLVMPNVTALWMAVGMLWIMDSSINISMEPFRALVGDLLPSEQRTTGFAAQTFFIGVGAVVASALPWMFTNWFDVPNTAPAGQIPPSVRYAFYLGGAAFFLAVLWTVLRTREYPPADLAAFEEEKRRNAGFMNGVRESFAGVLHMPATMRQLAVVQFFSWLALFSMWIYTTPAVTSHIYHTSDATSKLYNEGADWVGVCFAVYNGVSAVFALLLPAIAKATSRRFTHMICLAAGGLGLISFYFIQDPKMLLLSMVGVGIAWASILSVPYAMLAGALPANKMGYYMGVFNFFIVIPQVVAGLILGFFTKNVFGGESIYTLVLGGCSMIISGLLTLRVNDADDVHLPDVEPVTGPAYEAPVQADPRV is encoded by the coding sequence ATGGCCACCGCTTCCGCCACTGTGCCGGCCGGCACGCAGCACAAACCGCGGCTCTCGTTCTGGCAAATCTGGAACATGAGCTTCGGCTTCCTCGGCATTCAGTTTGGCTTTGCCCTGCAAAACGCCAACGTAAGCCGCATTTTCGAAACCATGGGCGGCACCGAAATAGCCTTGTACTGGCTGGCCGCGCCGCTGACGGGCCTGCTGGTGCAGCCCATCATTGGGTACATGTCCGACCGCACATGGTCGCCTAAGTGGGGGCGCCGCCGGCCCTACTTTTTGGTGGGCGCTATTCTGGCCTCGATTGCGCTGTTGGTAATGCCCAACGTTACGGCGCTCTGGATGGCGGTGGGCATGCTCTGGATCATGGACTCGAGCATCAACATTTCCATGGAGCCTTTCCGGGCACTCGTGGGCGACCTGCTGCCCTCGGAGCAGCGCACCACCGGTTTCGCGGCCCAAACCTTTTTCATCGGGGTAGGGGCCGTGGTGGCTTCGGCCCTGCCCTGGATGTTCACCAACTGGTTTGATGTGCCCAATACCGCCCCGGCCGGCCAAATTCCGCCCTCGGTGCGCTACGCGTTTTACCTGGGCGGCGCGGCCTTCTTTTTGGCCGTGCTCTGGACGGTGCTGCGCACGCGCGAATACCCGCCGGCCGACCTGGCCGCTTTTGAGGAGGAAAAGCGCCGCAACGCCGGTTTTATGAACGGCGTGCGCGAATCGTTTGCGGGCGTGCTGCACATGCCCGCTACCATGCGGCAGCTGGCCGTGGTGCAGTTCTTTTCGTGGCTGGCGTTGTTTTCGATGTGGATTTACACCACCCCGGCCGTTACCAGCCACATCTACCACACTTCCGATGCCACCTCCAAGCTCTACAACGAAGGCGCCGACTGGGTAGGTGTTTGCTTTGCCGTGTACAACGGCGTATCGGCGGTGTTTGCCCTGCTGCTGCCCGCCATTGCCAAAGCTACCAGCCGCCGTTTCACGCACATGATTTGCCTGGCAGCGGGCGGCCTGGGTCTGATTTCGTTCTACTTCATTCAGGACCCCAAGATGCTGCTGCTCTCGATGGTGGGCGTGGGCATCGCGTGGGCGTCCATCTTGTCGGTGCCGTACGCCATGCTGGCCGGGGCCCTGCCCGCCAACAAAATGGGCTACTACATGGGCGTGTTCAACTTCTTCATCGTGATTCCGCAGGTGGTGGCGGGCCTGATTCTGGGCTTCTTCACCAAAAACGTGTTCGGCGGCGAAAGCATTTACACGCTGGTGCTGGGCGGCTGCTCGATGATTATTTCGGGCCTGCTGACGCTGCGCGTTAACGATGCCGACGATGTGCACCTGCCCGATGTGGAGCCCGTAACCGGCCCCGCCTACGAGGCCCCGGTGCAGGCCGATCCGCGGGTGTAG